In Spirochaetota bacterium, a single genomic region encodes these proteins:
- the fliJ gene encoding flagellar export protein FliJ, which translates to MKKFKFTLEKLLDLRGAREKEIQNELAGVLSVQNRERMKQEQYRRAIREQHEKFSGRLKQGRFSYGESVMFQRYMEFAHMVVKDQQVKIERLEPEIQKVRERLIEAQKQRKVVERLKERKWQEYQYEYNREMAKEIDDMNQKLHIKSRLEEARQE; encoded by the coding sequence ATGAAAAAGTTTAAATTCACACTCGAGAAACTGCTCGATCTCAGGGGGGCCAGGGAAAAGGAGATCCAGAACGAACTGGCCGGGGTGCTCTCCGTGCAGAACCGGGAGAGGATGAAGCAGGAGCAATATCGGCGCGCGATCCGTGAGCAGCACGAAAAATTTTCAGGCCGGTTGAAGCAGGGCCGGTTTTCATACGGTGAATCCGTGATGTTTCAGCGCTACATGGAATTCGCGCACATGGTGGTAAAGGACCAGCAGGTAAAGATCGAACGCCTGGAGCCGGAGATTCAGAAGGTGCGCGAGAGGCTCATAGAGGCCCAGAAACAGCGAAAGGTGGTCGAGCGCCTGAAGGAACGCAAGTGGCAGGAGTACCAGTACGAGTACAACAGGGAAATGGCGAAGGAAATCGACGACATGAACCAGAAGCTCCATATCAAGAGCCGTCTCGAAGAAGCCCGGCAGGAGTAA
- a CDS encoding lytic transglycosylase domain-containing protein, whose protein sequence is MEDITRIARESATRNGVPEDLVLSVIKAESGFNPNAVSPRGAKGLMQLMPTVIQALGVKDPFSPEENIDAGVGLLRGLLDRYNGDYKKALSAYNAGEGAVDKNGGVPPYKETQDYVKKVISQYLQNSK, encoded by the coding sequence ATGGAAGACATCACCAGGATCGCGCGGGAAAGCGCGACGCGCAACGGCGTCCCCGAGGACCTGGTTCTATCGGTCATCAAGGCAGAATCCGGTTTCAATCCCAACGCCGTTTCCCCCAGGGGCGCGAAGGGACTCATGCAGCTCATGCCCACGGTGATCCAGGCTCTCGGGGTGAAGGACCCGTTTTCCCCCGAGGAGAATATCGACGCCGGCGTGGGCCTGCTGCGCGGCCTGCTCGACCGGTACAACGGGGACTACAAGAAAGCGCTTTCGGCCTACAACGCGGGCGAAGGCGCCGTGGACAAGAACGGCGGGGTGCCTCCCTACAAGGAGACGCAGGACTACGTGAAAAAAGTCATTTCGCAGTACCTGCAGAACAGCAAGTAG